A part of Thermotoga petrophila RKU-1 genomic DNA contains:
- a CDS encoding Mut7-C RNAse domain-containing protein, whose protein sequence is MSEVRFAVDTTLVPLAKKLRTLGLDVKVCCSEEPGKVLLICRKEGRILLTKRSSLIKFFEKYGQKVFYIENEKDLKTVVEHFKLKPEHARCPYCNRELLPTPREEVIEKVPLYVFLNAEKFSRCPSCGRIFWRGSHLDWIKEVIPDDSGGAETDKGNKDSGKRR, encoded by the coding sequence ATGAGTGAGGTTCGTTTCGCTGTCGACACTACACTGGTACCACTCGCAAAAAAGTTGAGAACCCTCGGGTTGGATGTGAAGGTTTGCTGCTCTGAAGAACCCGGGAAAGTCCTTCTGATTTGCAGAAAAGAGGGTAGAATTCTTCTCACAAAAAGATCTTCTCTTATAAAATTTTTCGAAAAATATGGACAGAAAGTCTTTTATATCGAAAACGAAAAAGATTTGAAAACTGTGGTAGAACATTTTAAACTGAAACCAGAGCATGCAAGGTGCCCGTACTGTAACAGAGAACTCTTGCCGACACCACGTGAGGAAGTGATCGAAAAGGTGCCTCTGTACGTTTTTCTGAACGCAGAGAAATTCTCCAGATGTCCCAGCTGCGGAAGAATCTTTTGGAGAGGATCTCATTTAGACTGGATCAAGGAAGTGATACCAGATGATTCCGGAGGGGCTGAAACAGATAAAGGGAATAAAGATTCTGGAAAGCGGAGATGA
- a CDS encoding RtcB family protein — protein sequence MKIERLDKYIWKIPKEGNMKVDAIVFTDAESVNDPQFREAMKQLVNVATLPGIVKYALAMPDIHWGYGFPIGGVAAFDVREGVISPGGVGFDINCGVRLMKTDLTYEDVKDRIRPLVEAIYEFVPAGVGSTGDIVLGKKGLRKVLVEGAEWAVKAGYGLEEDLERIEDGGKIHPADPSHVSEEAFERGNDELGTLGAGNHFVEVQMVQEIYDEELAEFFGLEIGTITVMIHSGSRGFGHQVATDYIRLMRDKLKEHNKNLPDKQLINAPFEHPLGQAYYSAMNCAANYAFANREILGHLVRKAFWKVFGRDTRVDLIYDVAHNIAKVEEYEVDGKRRKLVVHRKGATRSLGPGSEKVPSIYREVGQPVIIPGDMGTASYLLVGTKKAEEKAFGSTAHGAGRVLGRSAALKKLDYREVLDELAEKNIVVMSKSKKTLVEEAPEVYKDVDRVVQIVHEIGISRRVARMIPLGVVKG from the coding sequence ATGAAGATAGAAAGACTCGATAAATACATCTGGAAAATTCCAAAAGAAGGGAATATGAAGGTTGACGCGATCGTGTTCACAGACGCTGAGAGTGTGAACGATCCTCAATTCAGGGAAGCGATGAAACAGCTCGTGAACGTGGCCACGCTTCCCGGTATCGTGAAATACGCCCTCGCCATGCCAGACATACACTGGGGTTACGGATTCCCAATAGGGGGAGTCGCCGCCTTCGATGTGAGAGAAGGAGTCATCTCACCGGGTGGTGTGGGTTTCGATATAAACTGTGGAGTACGCCTGATGAAAACAGATCTCACTTACGAAGATGTGAAAGATAGAATAAGACCTCTCGTCGAAGCTATATACGAATTCGTTCCCGCGGGTGTTGGTTCAACAGGTGACATCGTCCTCGGCAAGAAAGGGCTCAGGAAGGTTCTCGTTGAAGGTGCGGAGTGGGCTGTCAAAGCAGGGTACGGTCTTGAGGAAGATCTGGAAAGAATCGAAGACGGTGGGAAGATACACCCAGCGGATCCCTCACACGTATCGGAAGAAGCATTCGAGAGAGGAAATGACGAGCTCGGAACTCTTGGTGCGGGGAACCACTTCGTGGAGGTTCAGATGGTTCAGGAAATATACGACGAAGAACTCGCTGAATTCTTCGGACTGGAGATCGGTACCATCACGGTAATGATCCACTCCGGAAGCAGAGGATTCGGACATCAGGTTGCAACCGACTACATAAGGCTCATGAGGGATAAACTGAAAGAACACAACAAAAATCTACCCGACAAACAGCTTATAAACGCTCCGTTCGAACATCCACTCGGACAGGCCTATTATTCTGCCATGAATTGCGCGGCAAACTACGCGTTCGCGAACAGGGAGATCCTCGGGCATCTCGTTAGAAAAGCTTTCTGGAAAGTGTTCGGGAGAGACACACGTGTTGATCTCATCTACGACGTTGCTCATAACATCGCAAAAGTGGAAGAGTACGAAGTTGACGGAAAAAGAAGAAAACTGGTTGTCCACAGAAAGGGTGCCACACGTTCTCTTGGTCCCGGAAGCGAAAAGGTTCCTTCGATCTACAGAGAAGTGGGACAGCCCGTCATCATACCGGGTGACATGGGGACTGCTTCCTATCTTCTGGTGGGAACAAAGAAAGCCGAAGAAAAGGCCTTCGGTTCCACCGCACACGGAGCGGGGAGAGTCCTTGGAAGGTCTGCTGCCCTGAAGAAGCTGGATTACAGGGAAGTTCTCGATGAACTGGCAGAAAAGAATATTGTCGTCATGAGTAAAAGTAAAAAGACTCTGGTTGAAGAAGCTCCTGAAGTTTACAAAGACGTGGACAGAGTGGTGCAGATCGTTCATGAGATAGGTATTTCGAGAAGAGTGGCCAGGATGATTCCTCTTGGTGTTGTGAAGGGGTGA
- a CDS encoding SoxR reducing system RseC family protein: MYVREVKDGKVVVAKARTSACGSCPAKNICLSNNEIKLEIDWNGEDLKPGDEVVVDIPEYDPLKVSTLVYFLPLVIFAVTVITGYLFRLKDWVTFVLALGSVFIYYSLLRFRRKDRKPPRILRKVS, from the coding sequence ATGTATGTTCGAGAAGTGAAAGACGGGAAAGTGGTGGTGGCAAAAGCTAGAACGAGCGCTTGTGGGAGTTGCCCGGCAAAGAACATCTGTCTTTCCAACAACGAGATAAAACTCGAGATAGACTGGAACGGAGAAGATTTGAAGCCCGGTGATGAGGTTGTGGTAGACATACCCGAGTACGATCCTTTGAAGGTATCAACACTCGTTTATTTTCTTCCCCTTGTGATATTCGCGGTGACTGTGATAACTGGATACCTTTTTAGGCTGAAAGATTGGGTAACCTTCGTACTTGCGCTGGGAAGCGTTTTCATCTATTATTCTCTGCTTCGTTTCAGAAGAAAAGACAGAAAACCTCCTAGAATCCTCAGGAAGGTCTCTTAG
- a CDS encoding DRTGG domain-containing protein: protein MTIEEIARIVEGEILCGNKDLNIERAVATDLMSDVLAFAEPNVLLITGLHSPQAVRTAMVVGIPAVLFVRKKDIPETIVNFAKECNITVLATNLSMFETCGRLYMKGLKPVRRAIE, encoded by the coding sequence GTGACAATAGAAGAGATCGCCAGAATCGTAGAAGGAGAGATCCTTTGTGGAAACAAAGATCTGAACATAGAAAGAGCCGTTGCCACAGATCTCATGAGTGATGTTCTCGCGTTTGCTGAGCCGAACGTTCTTCTGATCACAGGGCTTCACTCTCCACAGGCCGTGCGAACCGCCATGGTGGTGGGGATACCCGCTGTTCTCTTCGTCAGAAAAAAAGATATTCCTGAGACTATAGTCAATTTTGCGAAAGAATGCAACATCACCGTTCTTGCAACGAATCTTTCCATGTTCGAAACTTGTGGCAGACTTTACATGAAAGGTTTGAAGCCCGTCAGGAGAGCGATAGAATGA
- a CDS encoding CBS domain-containing protein — protein MSVSIIDRLQAIFQDVRVSEFMNPDVIYVTPDKTLLHVKEIMRIKRISGVPVVDDKKRVVGIVSLEDIIKALEGSYIKDSVEKRMTKNVVCLKETDTLQDAVKTFEKYGYGRFPVVDDEGKLVGIVTKHDIIYFLLAKLGIMYLHDKRMEEVLEKGTSLITGEVLEKGKADFVFHIDYFDVNMIGIGASKLKRFLLERGVDEELARRIAIATYEAEANVVIHSESDGYIYCFIDNEKITVRVEDRGKGIENLELAMREGYSTAPDHIRELGFGAGMGLPNMKRYSDKMVIISEVGKGVIVEMVFFRRDRGEDKGDSGKTGA, from the coding sequence ATGAGCGTTTCCATCATAGACAGATTGCAAGCCATTTTCCAGGATGTCAGAGTTTCCGAGTTCATGAATCCGGACGTTATATACGTAACACCGGACAAGACACTTCTTCACGTGAAAGAGATTATGAGGATAAAGAGGATCTCAGGTGTGCCCGTAGTGGATGACAAAAAACGGGTAGTGGGAATCGTCAGTTTGGAAGACATCATAAAAGCCCTTGAGGGAAGTTACATAAAAGACAGTGTTGAAAAGCGCATGACGAAGAACGTGGTATGTCTGAAAGAAACAGACACCCTCCAGGACGCCGTCAAGACCTTTGAGAAATACGGTTATGGGAGATTTCCCGTTGTCGACGATGAGGGAAAACTTGTGGGGATCGTGACAAAGCACGACATCATCTATTTTCTTCTGGCAAAACTCGGCATCATGTATCTGCACGACAAAAGGATGGAAGAAGTCTTGGAAAAAGGAACCTCACTGATCACGGGAGAGGTCCTGGAAAAAGGAAAAGCGGATTTTGTTTTCCACATAGATTACTTCGATGTGAACATGATCGGGATAGGGGCTTCCAAATTGAAGAGGTTTCTCTTAGAGCGAGGAGTGGATGAAGAACTGGCAAGAAGAATTGCAATAGCTACTTACGAAGCGGAAGCAAACGTTGTCATCCACAGCGAATCCGATGGGTACATATACTGCTTCATCGACAATGAGAAAATCACGGTGAGGGTAGAAGACAGAGGAAAAGGGATAGAAAATCTGGAACTCGCGATGAGAGAAGGCTATTCAACGGCTCCAGACCACATCAGAGAGCTCGGCTTTGGTGCAGGGATGGGGCTTCCAAACATGAAAAGGTACTCCGATAAAATGGTCATCATCTCAGAAGTGGGAAAGGGTGTAATCGTTGAGATGGTGTTCTTCAGGAGGGATAGAGGTGAGGATAAGGGAGATAGTGGAAAAACTGGGGCTTGA
- a CDS encoding DRTGG domain-containing protein: MRIREIVEKLGLEHVCGDLNTEVEHGFTCDLLSEVLGKAQPSTLWITVQSHVNIIAVATVVGIKGIVLCDGHEYEKDTVKKAEENGVVLLKSQENSFIVSGKVYELGLR; the protein is encoded by the coding sequence GTGAGGATAAGGGAGATAGTGGAAAAACTGGGGCTTGAACATGTGTGCGGTGATCTGAACACGGAAGTGGAACACGGTTTCACCTGTGACCTTTTGAGTGAAGTGCTGGGGAAAGCCCAGCCTTCGACACTCTGGATCACAGTGCAGTCTCACGTCAACATAATAGCGGTTGCCACGGTTGTCGGAATAAAGGGAATCGTTCTCTGTGACGGTCACGAATACGAAAAGGACACTGTGAAGAAGGCAGAGGAGAACGGAGTGGTGCTCCTTAAATCTCAGGAGAACTCCTTCATAGTTTCTGGGAAGGTGTACGAGCTGGGGTTGAGATGA
- a CDS encoding PHP-associated domain-containing protein yields the protein MKADLHVHTCLSPCADLLMIPPVVERASGDVQILGIVDHNSAKNVPAFLKMKKLVVPGIEIQTVEDVHVLGFFSDIESALKVTKIVYEHLPSVKHDHEKMGYQLFVDEKGNYTGYEDVPLGFPSDLTLSQAVELIRSFGGIPVYAHVEKRFGVLYQLGFFPDLEIPVAEVVSREGKENAQKKNLRVIVTSDAHFPSDIGRRYIDISGAPNSPEEVLKKILNSEYTLGGVLNW from the coding sequence ATGAAGGCGGATTTACATGTGCACACGTGTCTGTCACCGTGCGCAGATCTGCTCATGATACCGCCCGTTGTGGAGAGGGCATCGGGAGATGTACAGATTCTCGGCATAGTTGATCACAACAGCGCAAAAAACGTTCCTGCTTTTCTGAAAATGAAGAAACTCGTTGTCCCTGGAATAGAGATACAGACGGTGGAAGATGTTCACGTGCTCGGCTTTTTTTCCGATATCGAAAGCGCATTGAAAGTCACGAAGATCGTTTACGAACATCTTCCATCGGTGAAACACGATCATGAGAAAATGGGCTATCAGCTCTTTGTAGACGAAAAGGGGAATTACACGGGCTACGAAGACGTTCCACTCGGTTTTCCTTCAGATCTCACACTGTCTCAGGCTGTAGAGCTGATTCGATCATTTGGAGGGATACCGGTTTACGCGCATGTTGAGAAGAGATTCGGTGTTCTCTACCAGCTCGGTTTCTTTCCAGATCTCGAGATTCCTGTTGCTGAAGTGGTGAGTAGAGAGGGAAAAGAAAATGCCCAGAAAAAGAATCTCAGGGTGATAGTGACATCGGACGCCCATTTTCCCTCTGATATAGGAAGAAGGTACATCGACATATCAGGAGCGCCGAATTCACCCGAGGAAGTACTGAAAAAGATCCTCAACAGCGAATACACACTGGGAGGTGTTCTGAATTGGTAA
- the gltX gene encoding glutamate--tRNA ligase, with amino-acid sequence MVRVRFAPSPTGFLHVGGARTALFNFLFARKEKGKFILRIEDTDLERSEREYEEKLMESLRWLGLLWDEGPDVGGDHGPYRQSERVEIYREHAERLVKEGKAYYVYAYPEEIEEMREKLLSEGKAPHYSQEMFEKFDTPERRREYEEKGLRPAVFFKMPRKDYVLNDVVKGEVVFKTGAIGDFVIMRSNGLPTYNFACVVDDMLMEITHVIRGDDHLSNTLRQLALYEAFEKAPPVFAHVSTILGPDGKKLSKRHGATSVEAFRDMGYLPEALVNYLALLGWSHPEGKELLTLEELISSFSLDRLSPNPAIFDPQKLKWMNGYYLRNMPIEKLAELAKPFFEKAGIKIIDEEYFKKVLEITKERVEVLSEFPEESRFFFEDPAPVEIPEEMKEVFSQLKEELQNVRWTMEEITPVFKKVLKQHGVKPKEFYMTLRRVLTGREEGPELVNIIPLLGKEIFLRRIERSLGG; translated from the coding sequence TTGGTAAGGGTGAGATTCGCACCGAGCCCCACTGGCTTTCTCCACGTTGGAGGAGCTCGAACCGCTCTGTTCAACTTTCTTTTCGCACGGAAAGAAAAAGGAAAGTTCATCCTCAGAATAGAAGACACCGATTTGGAGAGATCTGAGAGGGAGTACGAAGAGAAGCTCATGGAATCTCTCAGGTGGCTTGGTCTTCTGTGGGATGAGGGACCGGACGTGGGAGGAGACCACGGTCCATACAGGCAGAGCGAGAGAGTGGAGATATACAGAGAACACGCTGAAAGGCTTGTAAAGGAGGGGAAGGCCTATTACGTTTACGCTTACCCTGAAGAGATCGAAGAGATGAGGGAGAAACTCCTCTCTGAAGGAAAGGCACCACACTACTCCCAGGAGATGTTCGAAAAGTTTGATACTCCCGAGAGAAGAAGGGAATACGAAGAAAAGGGTTTGAGGCCGGCTGTGTTTTTCAAGATGCCCAGAAAAGACTATGTGTTGAACGATGTGGTGAAAGGTGAAGTTGTGTTCAAGACAGGAGCAATTGGGGATTTTGTGATAATGAGAAGCAACGGTCTTCCCACCTACAATTTCGCCTGTGTGGTGGATGACATGCTCATGGAAATAACACACGTTATCCGTGGAGACGACCATCTCTCAAATACACTGAGACAGCTCGCTCTCTATGAAGCGTTTGAAAAGGCTCCCCCCGTTTTTGCGCACGTTTCCACCATACTGGGACCCGATGGAAAAAAACTGAGCAAGAGACATGGAGCCACTTCTGTGGAAGCGTTCAGAGACATGGGATATCTTCCGGAGGCGCTTGTCAACTATCTGGCACTTCTTGGATGGTCTCACCCAGAGGGTAAAGAACTCCTCACTCTCGAAGAATTGATTTCTTCGTTTTCTCTGGACAGGCTCAGCCCGAACCCTGCGATTTTCGACCCACAGAAGTTGAAATGGATGAACGGTTACTATTTGAGGAACATGCCGATTGAGAAGCTCGCAGAACTGGCAAAGCCGTTCTTTGAGAAAGCCGGGATAAAAATAATCGACGAGGAGTACTTTAAAAAGGTATTGGAGATCACAAAAGAGAGAGTAGAGGTGCTTTCAGAATTTCCTGAAGAGTCCCGCTTCTTCTTTGAAGATCCAGCACCTGTTGAAATACCAGAAGAAATGAAAGAAGTGTTTTCACAGCTCAAAGAAGAGCTCCAGAACGTTCGGTGGACCATGGAAGAAATCACACCTGTCTTCAAGAAGGTACTGAAACAACACGGTGTAAAGCCCAAAGAATTCTATATGACGTTGAGAAGAGTTCTGACTGGTAGAGAAGAAGGTCCTGAACTCGTCAACATTATTCCTCTTCTTGGAAAGGAGATCTTTTTGAGAAGAATAGAAAGATCTCTGGGGGGATGA
- a CDS encoding alpha/beta hydrolase: MNIQKHGEDWKGTVVIVHGLGEHSGRYRRLVREFVSEGVQVVTFDLPGHGKSPGRRGHLRFDDVFKILNEITKDLERFVLFGHSLGGLIAIRFTQIFQPENQKGLVVSAPAILLPDTHSPVLEFMVRFLSFFVPFLTMSNGINPSDLSRNREAVEAYIRDPLVHDRISFKLASDMLSHMKKVLKDAERIKVPVLILHGTDDRVVSFEGSKKFFEALSTEKKLVSFPGGYHELFEDPEHQKEFFKTIVEWSLEKLGGK, translated from the coding sequence ATGAACATCCAGAAACACGGAGAAGACTGGAAAGGTACAGTTGTGATCGTACACGGTCTCGGTGAACACTCCGGGAGGTACAGAAGACTTGTGAGAGAATTCGTTTCAGAGGGTGTTCAGGTGGTCACATTCGATCTACCAGGTCACGGCAAATCTCCCGGAAGAAGAGGGCACCTTCGTTTTGATGACGTTTTTAAAATATTGAACGAGATCACGAAAGATCTGGAAAGGTTCGTGCTCTTTGGTCACAGTCTCGGTGGATTGATAGCTATCAGATTCACTCAGATTTTTCAGCCAGAGAACCAGAAAGGGTTGGTGGTGTCGGCCCCCGCTATCCTGCTTCCAGATACCCATTCTCCGGTCCTTGAATTCATGGTGAGGTTTCTGTCCTTTTTTGTTCCATTCCTCACGATGAGCAACGGGATAAACCCGAGCGATCTTTCCAGGAACAGAGAAGCGGTGGAAGCGTACATAAGAGATCCCCTCGTTCACGACAGAATCTCCTTCAAGCTCGCTTCAGATATGCTTTCCCATATGAAAAAGGTTCTCAAAGACGCTGAAAGGATAAAGGTTCCTGTTCTCATTCTTCACGGAACTGATGACAGGGTGGTGTCTTTTGAGGGAAGCAAGAAGTTTTTCGAAGCACTGAGCACAGAGAAAAAACTGGTGAGCTTTCCTGGAGGATACCATGAACTTTTTGAAGATCCAGAGCACCAGAAAGAGTTTTTCAAAACGATAGTCGAGTGGAGTCTCGAAAAACTCGGAGGGAAATAA